A genomic stretch from Acidobacteriota bacterium includes:
- the sufB gene encoding Fe-S cluster assembly protein SufB, which produces MMSTIAALAEQEYKYGFTTEIESEVVPRGLTEDTVRLISEKKNEPAFMLEFRLKAFRQWLKMTPPAWSNVTYPAIDFQDIIYYSAPKPKAKLNSLDEVDPELLDTFEKLGIPLNEQKMLANVAVDAIFDSVSVATTFREKLAEAGVIFCSFSEALQHYPELIKKYMGSVVPISDNFYAALNSAVFSDGSFCFIPKGVTCPMELSSYFRINNPDTGQFERTLIVAEEGASVSYLEGCTAPQFDKNQLHAAVVELVALNNATIKYSTVQNWYAGDKDGKGGIYNFVTKRGKCLGNNSKISWTQVETGSAITWKYPSCVLIGDNSVGEFYSVALTNHLQQADTGTKMIHIGKNTTSTIVSKGISAGRSNNTYRGLVKIMPGADNARNYTQCDSMLIGQACGANTFPYIEVQNNSATVEHEASTSKISEEQIFYFLQRGISQEDAISMIINGFCKEVFRELPMEFAVEASRLLGMKLENSVG; this is translated from the coding sequence ATTATGAGCACAATTGCGGCACTTGCAGAACAGGAATACAAGTACGGGTTTACCACTGAAATTGAGTCGGAGGTCGTTCCGCGCGGGCTGACTGAAGATACCGTCCGCCTGATTTCCGAAAAAAAGAACGAGCCGGCGTTTATGCTTGAGTTTCGACTCAAGGCGTTTCGCCAGTGGCTGAAAATGACGCCGCCGGCCTGGTCAAACGTCACCTATCCGGCCATTGATTTTCAGGACATCATTTATTATTCGGCCCCGAAACCCAAAGCCAAACTCAATAGCCTGGATGAAGTTGATCCGGAATTGCTCGACACCTTTGAAAAGCTGGGCATTCCGCTCAACGAACAGAAAATGCTGGCCAATGTGGCGGTTGATGCCATTTTCGACAGCGTTTCGGTGGCAACGACCTTTCGAGAAAAACTGGCTGAAGCCGGTGTGATCTTCTGCTCATTCTCCGAAGCCCTGCAGCACTATCCAGAACTCATCAAAAAATACATGGGTTCAGTCGTGCCAATCAGCGACAATTTTTACGCGGCGCTCAATTCGGCTGTGTTTTCCGACGGTTCGTTTTGCTTTATCCCCAAAGGCGTAACCTGCCCGATGGAGCTGTCAAGCTATTTTCGAATCAATAACCCGGACACCGGGCAGTTTGAACGAACATTGATTGTGGCGGAAGAAGGTGCTTCCGTGTCATATCTTGAGGGGTGCACAGCGCCCCAATTCGATAAAAATCAACTCCATGCAGCCGTGGTTGAGCTGGTTGCGCTCAACAATGCCACGATCAAATATTCAACCGTGCAAAACTGGTATGCCGGCGACAAAGACGGGAAGGGTGGGATTTATAATTTCGTTACCAAGCGCGGAAAGTGCCTGGGCAACAATTCAAAAATTTCCTGGACACAGGTTGAAACCGGGTCGGCCATCACCTGGAAATACCCAAGCTGTGTGTTGATTGGGGATAATTCAGTTGGAGAGTTTTATTCAGTCGCCCTGACCAACCATCTTCAGCAGGCTGATACCGGCACGAAGATGATCCACATCGGAAAAAACACGACCAGCACAATTGTGTCGAAGGGAATTTCCGCTGGCCGGTCAAACAATACCTACCGTGGATTGGTCAAAATCATGCCGGGGGCTGACAATGCCCGCAATTACACCCAGTGCGATTCAATGCTCATCGGGCAAGCCTGCGGGGCCAATACCTTTCCCTACATTGAAGTTCAAAACAACTCCGCCACGGTTGAGCACGAAGCTTCAACGTCAAAGATCAGCGAAGAGCAGATTTTTTATTTCCTGCAGCGTGGTATTTCACAGGAAGACGCGATTTCAATGATCATCAACGGCTTTTGCAAAGAAGTCTTCCGTGAATTGCCAATGGAATTTGCCGTCGAAGCGTCACGGTTACTTGGAATGAAACTGGAAAATTCAGTGGGATAA
- a CDS encoding histidine kinase has translation MVVDTIELLKTNRWAKSLALLGIWTIVATFFSLQGAAFYWRRGETIAFSEIFLPEFTFCLVGAIATPGLIWVSSRLRIERQILISRLLAHLVFSIGFAVVWMTIPRLVNQTVLSVPFNVQSLINSVIWGLDRGVMVYWVIILLHHSYVYQRQYFESQLQTSRLETQLVNAQLQSLKMQLQPHFLFNTLNSISTLVLVNPKAAHKMVAQLGDFLRLTLENSSSQEVSFQRELEFLKCYLAIEQTRFQDRLSVIFDIDPSIQDALVPNLLLQPIVENAIKHGIAPRATPGTISIRATQESGRLHIEINDDGPGLSRAPQSNRKSKGIGLHNTRDRLEQLYGNQYRLELIDIPQGGLSVIVEFPLTPALVLQDAGPVYERSLI, from the coding sequence GTGGTCGTAGACACGATTGAATTGTTAAAAACCAACCGATGGGCCAAAAGTCTGGCATTGCTGGGCATTTGGACCATCGTCGCCACCTTTTTTTCCTTACAAGGCGCCGCTTTTTACTGGCGCCGTGGCGAAACAATTGCCTTTTCAGAAATTTTCCTGCCGGAATTTACCTTTTGCCTCGTTGGCGCGATTGCCACTCCGGGCCTTATTTGGGTTTCGAGTCGGTTGCGGATCGAACGCCAGATTCTCATTTCACGATTGCTGGCTCATCTGGTGTTCAGCATTGGGTTTGCGGTGGTCTGGATGACAATTCCCCGACTGGTGAACCAGACCGTATTGAGCGTACCGTTTAATGTTCAATCCTTGATCAATTCGGTTATTTGGGGGCTGGATCGAGGCGTGATGGTGTACTGGGTCATCATTTTGCTGCACCACTCTTATGTCTATCAGCGCCAGTACTTTGAGTCTCAGTTGCAAACGTCGCGACTTGAAACCCAACTGGTCAACGCTCAGCTCCAATCCCTCAAAATGCAGTTGCAGCCGCATTTTCTATTTAACACGCTCAATTCCATTTCGACGCTGGTGCTGGTTAACCCAAAAGCCGCCCACAAAATGGTGGCTCAACTGGGGGATTTCTTGCGGTTGACGCTTGAAAACTCCAGCTCCCAGGAAGTCTCGTTTCAGCGTGAACTTGAGTTTTTGAAATGTTATCTGGCGATTGAACAAACTCGATTTCAGGACCGGTTGTCAGTTATTTTTGACATTGACCCATCCATCCAGGATGCACTGGTTCCCAATTTACTGCTTCAGCCAATTGTTGAAAACGCCATCAAACATGGCATAGCCCCCCGCGCCACACCCGGAACCATTTCGATCAGGGCCACCCAGGAATCGGGTCGTTTGCATATCGAAATCAATGATGATGGGCCTGGCCTCTCACGCGCTCCTCAATCCAATCGAAAATCAAAAGGAATTGGCCTGCACAACACTCGTGATCGCCTGGAGCAACTCTATGGTAACCAGTATCGGCTTGAACTGATTGATATTCCTCAGGGCGGCCTTTCCGTGATAGTCGAATTTCCTCTTACTCCAGCATTGGTGCTCCAGGATGCAGGACCGGTTTATGAACGGAGTCTCATATGA
- a CDS encoding response regulator transcription factor — translation MKIQAVIADDEPLARAGIRVLLEDDPDIELIGECGTGRGLVALVIDQTPDLIFLDVEMPEMDGFDTLESLPSDAIPSVIFVTAYDQYAVNAFEVHALDYVLKPIDRERFRKALQRAKDHIKQQRDHSLTRRILDCLEDLKAPTDFLDRVVIKNGGDVIFLKVEEIDWIEAEGNYVRLHAGKDSHLLRETLSNLESQLNPAKFIRIHRSTIVNSDRIRKLEALFHGDCNVILNDGTQLMLSRNYRKNIKGV, via the coding sequence ATGAAAATCCAGGCGGTCATAGCTGACGATGAACCCTTAGCGCGGGCTGGAATTCGGGTGTTGTTGGAAGACGACCCTGACATTGAACTGATCGGTGAATGCGGGACCGGGCGTGGGTTGGTGGCCCTGGTCATTGACCAAACTCCGGATCTGATTTTTCTTGATGTCGAGATGCCCGAAATGGACGGCTTTGACACCCTGGAATCACTTCCCTCTGACGCCATCCCATCCGTTATTTTTGTGACGGCCTATGATCAATATGCCGTCAATGCCTTCGAAGTCCACGCCCTTGATTATGTCTTAAAGCCAATTGATCGCGAACGCTTTCGCAAAGCCCTGCAACGCGCCAAAGATCATATCAAACAGCAACGCGACCATTCATTGACGCGGCGGATCCTGGACTGCCTTGAAGACCTGAAAGCTCCGACCGACTTTCTCGACCGGGTTGTGATCAAAAACGGCGGCGATGTGATCTTTCTCAAAGTCGAAGAAATTGACTGGATCGAGGCTGAAGGCAACTATGTGCGGCTGCATGCCGGGAAAGACTCACACTTGTTACGTGAAACCCTAAGTAATCTGGAGAGTCAGTTAAATCCGGCAAAATTTATCCGCATCCATCGCTCCACCATTGTCAACTCTGACCGCATCCGCAAACTCGAAGCGCTCTTCCACGGTGACTGCAATGTCATTCTCAATGATGGAACCCAGTTGATGCTCAGTCGAAACTATCGGAAGAATATTAAAGGGGTTTAA
- a CDS encoding Rrf2 family transcriptional regulator has product MRITALEEYGLRCLLQLARQPEGDSLSLKEIARREGISTANAGKVLWLLSNAGIVRSVRGVKGGYVLARAASEISVGDIIGVLDTEAMDDHCKSFSGAQEVCVHHDDCGIRPVLHTLNQTVHQVLGKITLAHLIHSEGDVNQRLFQLRRIPKTGELEATAFRSSM; this is encoded by the coding sequence ATGAGAATTACCGCACTTGAAGAGTACGGCCTCCGGTGTTTGCTGCAACTTGCACGCCAACCCGAAGGTGACTCGCTTTCACTCAAGGAAATTGCTAGACGCGAGGGCATCTCGACGGCCAATGCCGGAAAAGTGCTCTGGCTCCTCAGCAATGCCGGCATTGTTCGGTCAGTTCGAGGTGTCAAAGGGGGGTATGTGCTGGCCAGGGCGGCCAGCGAAATCTCGGTTGGCGATATTATCGGCGTTTTGGATACCGAAGCGATGGACGATCATTGCAAGAGTTTTTCCGGTGCCCAGGAGGTCTGTGTCCATCACGATGACTGTGGCATCCGACCGGTACTCCATACCCTGAACCAGACTGTCCATCAGGTGCTTGGAAAAATTACCCTCGCGCACCTGATTCATTCCGAAGGCGATGTCAACCAGCGGTTGTTTCAGCTTCGGCGCATTCCAAAAACGGGAGAACTCGAAGCCACCGCCTTCCGGTCATCAATGTAG